Below is a window of Arabidopsis thaliana chromosome 2, partial sequence DNA.
ATCTTAAATATTACATTTAGAATCACTGATAtacttttgtaaataaaagaaataaaagccTAAAAATTAGGACTGagagaaagaataaataagaaaaaaaactatttacaaaacagaaaacatatataatctcCTCTCTCATTCACCCTAGTCAATCTATTTCTTATTATCTGTTCCTTGTGGAGCAAACAACACTTTCTTTTGTCAGAGTCAGCTAGGTGTACGCGGAGAATGGATCGTGAGAGATGCCGGAGAATATTTGATGATGTTccaaggagaaagagaagcagGAGGAACTCAGTCACAGAGAGGAAGACCCTGGATTGTCAAGCTTCAGCTTTGTCTTCCGCTGTTCCTACTCCTGCTCCAACTTCAGCTCCAGCTTTTGTTGCAACTAGACTCAATGGTCTCCGTCAGGACGACGCTGGATTGTCTGGATCTAGCACTGGCTCCTGCTCCAGCCCCGACTCCAGCACCGGATCCAACTCGGTTCCAGCTCCAGTTCCGTCACCGGCTCCGGCTGGAtcctgttgttgttgtagctCCACTGCCGACTCCGGCTCAGCTGTGTGACCAATCTCTGTGTATTCGGACTATATCTCTATTACCGTGTCATGAGTTTGCAACTTagaattattaaaatcaaatttgagttttagggTCTTGGACTAAGCTTGGTAATAACTTGAGATATAAGTGATTTAGTTTAAATAGGATTATATTAAATCTTTAGGAGATATCTAAAGGATAAGTTAGGAGTTATCTagcggaaaaaaaaaagtttggagTTATCTAATTACAATCCTAGTAAGTTTTGGATATGTTAGTCTCTAAATATATGAGTTTCCAAGTTGTGGAAAACCTTAGATggttgagagagagattaagaGATTGTAAGAACTTGGGTTTTGAGTAAGTTTTCGAAGGAATAAAAGAATAGTCTTTTATAATCTTGCATCTATAATCAAAGTCTTAATTCTACATAGGGTTCTTACAATTCTTTCGTGTTTCTTGTGAATTTAGTTGTTCaggattaaaattttattcaattgCGTTGAGAGGTAAAAAAAGagcaataaaagttttttctttttttttttctttcttatttgcaGTAGATTTCAGgatattttcaacattttttttttttcgttttgtcCTATATAGTTTTTTCGATTTAATTTCGCTTTTATGTCAACGAACAGAATAGCTATGATTTGTGATTAATCTCTGTTTATTGTGGACTTTGTAGCTCTATTTCCGTGTCAATcaagttttattaaaattagtatTTACAAGTCTTAGAATTATCtctttaactaaaaaaaaaaacttaagaattatgaaaatcaaaattgaattttaggGGTTTTACAATTCTTTTCGTGTCTTATCAATAAGttgtttagagtttttttttgggtaggGAATAAGTTGTTTagagttaaattttttattcaactGCTTTGACCTTTGAGAGTTAATAAAAGGATCCATAAACTAGTTtatgttctttcttaattatCTGAAACCAGTTCGAGATTTGTTGCTTAAAATTAATGTGTTGAATCAATGCTATCATGCAGATTTAATCGAGGTAAGCCaatatatcaaacaaacaaaatttagggtttcttgttttcatgttGCTTCTTAACCTCTAGTTCGAATATTCGATCAGCTTCTTCCATCCTATATAACCAATTCCGACCTATCCCAAACGCAATATAAATCCATACAAaacatttctctgttttataaTTTCATGTAGtgaatgaaaaacaaaacctgatTTAGGTTATGGAGTGCTTCAAATCCAAATGTGTAGTAGTAGTAATAATTAAGTAATAGTTCCGAAAAAAGacaaccaaaaagaaatagtTAAGAAgcgaaaagaaaacaaatttaaatttaaaaatcaacaaattaactTGGTGTGTGGCAACAACAATCTGAAGCTTGAATTTGCCACATGATCGGATTTGTCTATGCTTGTGATTTGTGAGTTGTAGACCAGACCATAAAACCcaagttttgttatttgggATAGAATGGTAGACCAAAACTTGCCAAATAGGGAAGTTATACGCATGGCCGGTCCAATAAAAATAGTTGTCCGAATAAAAAAAACGGTTACATGacctttttctattattttttttgtcaaccacacattaattaaaaaatagtatcAGATATTTATGAACAACAACTAtttagtaaaaacaaatttggtaccataatcataaaacaaaattggtgATAAGCAAAGCATAAAATGAATAAGTAACCATAAGCTGCTTAGCATGTATGACCTTTGGGTCGGACCTCGTGAcactttcatttctttttagcATGAatggaaatataaaaaatttgtttcctttttctttcggGTTTGACTAAAACATAAttgaaaatcattaattatgttaaaagaaaatatattttagcaataaaagaaaagaacaaccAATCAGAATATACgaaaaagacaaattaaattactttttgtgaaaataaaaaataaagacaaagGAATTGATTAGGAAAAAGAGTAAGAAgcaattaaaatctatataagtAGTAAACTTCCTCTCTTATCATTAGTCCTACATTCTCTACCAATTGGCTCATCGTCATCCATTCTTGCGGAGAAAGCAAACAAATATCCCCGAGTGTACGCGAAGATGGACGAAGAGAGTGATCGGAGGATATTTGTTGACATTCCAAGGGGAAGGAGAAGCATAAGGTCCCCATTTGTCTCCATGCCAGGATATCTGGTTCCACCTCCGTCTCCTACTTCTGGTCCAACTTCAGCTCCAGCTCCAGATTTCTATTTGATCGTCATAATcttttggtagattgtttGCTTTCATCTAAAGAGTGCAAAGTATTATCTTATAATGTGTGGATTTTCATGCAATATAGTTGGCTAGCTTCCTTAAACAAATGTGAATGGATGTGATAAATAATgaaatgttatatttttccttttgcaCTGGATACGATTTTCTTCTCACTGCCTTTTATTTCATATACACTTCACTCCAAAATACAAATGATATTCATTGTCTGAAACCAGATTGAATATTAAGCAGATTTGATCGAAATAAGCCAATCAAACAAACCAACATTAggctctcttcttttcttgatttttaaCCTTTGGTTCGAATACTTGACCAGCTTCTTCCATAGATCTCCCACAGTCCATCCTTTGGATACAACTAGTTCCGTTACCTGTCCCAAAGAACCATATTAATCAGAACAGAgcatttgctctgttttgtaatttgatGTAGTGATAAGAGACTAAACCTGATTTAGGTTTTGGAGTGCTTCAAATCCAAATGTGTAGTAAGACATGAAAGGTCTTCTTGCCTGAAAAGAATGTAATGTTGTGAGCCAGACAACAACCATTGGTTGATAATTACAAGCAATTAATGGAGAGAAGAGATAAAGATTTGACCTGTGAAACCGCAagccattgaagaagagacTTGAGCTCAGGATCTCCACCATAAGCACCACATCCCCAATTCCCTGTAACGACACCGACCCCATCTTCATGATCTATACACTGCCCGTTGCTCTGATTCTTGCAGACGTGAAGGAAACCACATAGAGCCTTATTGGTCTccctgaagaagaaaggattAGAACACTTTTATAATAAGAGTGTTGACAATTGTAAGAAGTTATGATTCAACTTTACCTGAGGAGGGATTCAAGTTTGTATTGGGAGACTCCTGGGTGTCGCAGAGCATCTATGGCTACTATTCTCGTTTTTGCCTTCCGAAAACATCTGTTTCCTTTGTATCAATGTAGTCACCGGAAAACCGAAACGAAGATGAATATCTACAGAGTGTATAGAACACCATtttaacaacattttttcAGAATCACACATTGTATAACTCAAAAGTACAGATCGAACCATGTACCCTGTGTAAAGAGAGAATCTTTCTGCACCAACAACTTCAATGGCTTCAGTGACTTCCATGGTTGGTAAAAAGAGCATACCAACGATCAATTCTGGATTGATCATGAATCTAATCTCTTCCTGTGTTTATCAAGAAACTATTCACATCAGAAAAACTTCACAAGATCAAAAggagtttaggtttagggttttatataCCTGGACACATCCCTTGCGAAGAGCGCCACCTCCTAAGTTCTTGTTGGCAAAGTCAACTTCAAGAGCTTCTACGCTTTGATCCTCGATCAAACCAGAAGTACGAACCTACACCATTGAAAACTGTAGATTAAACACAAAATCTTTACGGAGCCAAGAGAATATCTCATCTGGTTAGTTCATTACCTCAACAGGGCAGAGATTGACAGTAGATTTTCCCCAAAACCCTTCATCAAGAGTAGAAGAATCTTGTTCTAAAGAGAGAATCTTTCGTTCGAATGAGACGAACCCTGGAGAGATACTTGAAGATAGCCTCTGGAAGTAATGAATTATGCACTTTATCTTGTTCTCTTGATGCTCATTTCTTCCCGTGTTGATTAGGCTCCTGCAATAGGTCAACACCAgatcttgaatcttgattttgaaaatgaaatttgtttgaGAATGTATACCCGAATAGTTTGTCGAAATTGATGATTGGAAGATGATTTGAGCCTCTATCATCGACAGGGaacaaacagaagaaagaacatGAAAGCAAAGCTCCTATAAGTTCCTGCCAtggccaaaaacaaaaatgaaattcgAGATTTCAAACTCTGTTTCTGTATTGAAGTGTTAGGACTTCGGAAGATATACCTGGCTGAGGAACACAATGCCGGCTTTGTTGGGGACTAAGACACGAAGACCGGTTTTGGTTCCATTGATGAGATTGTCTGAATTTAGATAGTGTGATTCCAAGAGAGATGGGAATCTCAGAAGAAGACAAGCCATTGCAGGTAAAAACTCGTTAAACCATCtgcttgattcttctttcGACATTCTCTACACCAAACCAATACATTTTTCACTGAATCAGTCCACAAAAAACGGAAAAGGatgaaataaaatgttgattttttttgttacctcGTCGAAGAAGAGAGCGTAGCCTTGAAgtgctgaagaagaaagatgagaagtcAAAGAGAGAGCTTGTCTCATAAGAGAGATGGAATCAGAGAGAGTTTGTCCCGAATAGACTCGGCTGTGACTTGGTCCATTGGTCATAGCTTCTAAAACCTCCACCAAGTGTGTTGATGGCCAAGACAGAGACGAATCTTGAATCTTTAACGGCAAGTAAGGTAAAATTGTATCaagatcttctcttttctccaTTGCTCTGttctcttgcttctcaagtTGAGATTGCAGGTTTCTTTCTGAAGAatgaaatacaaaacataGATATATAGATACCTAACGAACACAGTTGACTTTCATGTTCTTATATCTGACTATAGAGATTAGATTATTATATCATTCCTTGGAGATCAAGAAACGTGGAAAGGATTATTCAGACAAACTCATGTCTTCTACAGCTCACCACTCTGATTAATCAATTATTCAAAGGATATATTCGGTCTGctatttgaaatttgaaatcataaGAAAGGATTAAAGAAGCTTTATGAATAATTTAATGTAAGACAGTAAGAGACAACAAAATGGATTGGACATAGAATGATGGTGCGCATATTTCCGGTTCTAGTACCAGCTCTGGAGAGATTACATGAGGGCCTAGATATATCCCTTATGGATTCTAAGGGGCTGAAACAGAAGAACCGAAAGGAACCGAAGAAACGCCCAGTCCAATCTATAATGATGGAAGCCATTCAAAAATGTGGGTTAACCTTTCTTGTATGTGCCACATCGTGGACAAGTTACTTGAGCTTAATCTCAGGAGATGGAATATGAGGTCCACTTCCATTTACGTCTTGGCTTCAAGATGGAAAAAGGTCGTCTCCGATAACACTCTAATTGAAGGCCAGAGGATTCGGCTCTGGTCCTTCCACTCCCTAGCCAAGCTATATATTGCTCTTGTTCCTCTGGATCCAGCTCCAGCTCCAACTCTGGCTATCCTTCTGGCTCCAGCTCCAACTCCATCTTCGCCTCCGGTTGTTACTAGAGATTCTGACGAGCTATATATATCTCATGCTGATGCTCAAGAAGAGGGTGACAGAATACTTCCAGTTCATGCAGATAATGATTGGGAGTGCCTAAATTTATTGGCTAAAGTGTCCGAGGAGACGACTTGTCTCGAGGTTTCACAAGAGGCAAATAGGAGGAGCTCACTAGTCTCGGACACAGAGCTGGACCTCGAGCTCCGGTTGTCACTTCCTGGCAAAAACAGCTATGTTATGTGATTAGTTTCTCttggttttttggttttttttatgCCT
It encodes the following:
- a CDS encoding B3 domain protein (unknown protein; CONTAINS InterPro DOMAIN/s: Protein of unknown function DUF313 (InterPro:IPR005508); BEST Arabidopsis thaliana protein match is: Domain of unknown function (DUF313) (TAIR:AT2G31720.1); Has 35333 Blast hits to 34131 proteins in 2444 species: Archae - 798; Bacteria - 22429; Metazoa - 974; Fungi - 991; Plants - 531; Viruses - 0; Other Eukaryotes - 9610 (source: NCBI BLink).), which encodes MWVNLSCMCHIVDKLLELNLRRWNMRSTSIYVLASRWKKVVSDNTLIEGQRIRLWSFHSLAKLYIALVPLDPAPAPTLAILLAPAPTPSSPPVVTRDSDELYISHADAQEEGDRILPVHADNDWECLNLLAKVSEETTCLEVSQEANRRSSLVSDTELDLELRLSLPGKNSYVM
- a CDS encoding uncharacterized protein (unknown protein; Has 18 Blast hits to 18 proteins in 10 species: Archae - 0; Bacteria - 2; Metazoa - 7; Fungi - 4; Plants - 3; Viruses - 0; Other Eukaryotes - 2 (source: NCBI BLink).), with translation MDRERCRRIFDDVPRRKRSRRNSVTERKTLDCQASALSSAVPTPAPTSAPAFVATRLNGLRQDDAGLSGSSTGSCSSPDSSTGSNSVPAPVPSPAPAGSCCCCSSTADSGSAV